The region GTGCCGATGGCGTTGGTGCCGCGCAGCGATTCGCTCCAGCAGGCACCTGGGTGAAGGTCGCGCAGGCCGGATTGACGCAGCACATCGGTGGGGCCATCGATTGCCAGGACGTTGGCCTCGGCATCGCCAAGAATAATGATGCCGCCTTTGCCCTGGCGACCGACCAGGTATTCAAGTTCAGGGGTGGCAGCGTCGATCAGCAGACGGTTGCTTTCCAGCAACGCCTTCAGATCGGCGGCCTGGGACATCTCACGGTGTTCGCCTTCCAGGCAGTTCAAGCCGTAGCCAAGGCTGCGCCGCCAGGACGCATCGATTTCCTCGCGCAGCATGCCCTGCGGCAGTTCACCGTCGTGAACCAGTTTAAGACGAGCCTGACGAGACTCGTGGAGCGGATCAGCAGCGTTTGTTATTGGTATATATCGCGCCATTTGAAACTCCGGGACTGCCAGATGTCATGGACTTCTGGCAGTTTGCTTGAGCTTTGTCCCGTCGTCACCTGCTTGTGCCGACAGCCTCGTCAGGCAGAGTGGCACAAGGTTCCGCTTACGTAAAGGTAACAAAGGGCAACGTATGCAGCTATTAGCGAGTACCCTCCTTAAGACCGAGCAATTGCCATTCCCAGCGCAGACCCTGGCCAAAACCGCCACCCAGCTCAGCAAAGAGCTTGGCAACGTCGCCTGCAGTTTCTTCGCGCGACCAGTCCCGCTGCAATTCGCTCAGATAGACCGCGGCAGTGATGGGTTTAGCGCCTGACTGTACCATGTGCTGGACGCCACGCTCATGACCCTCCTCGCTCCCACCGCCGGAAGCATCGGTGACGATGTAAACGTCATATCCAGCAGCCAAGGTGCTCTGCACGGCGAGGTTCAAACAAACTTCGGTCCACAGCCCGGCAATTACCAGCTTGGTCTTGCCAGTCTTCTCGACCTAGTTGCGTACCCGCTCATCGTCCCAGGAGTTCAGGCCGGTACGGTCAATCGGCTGCTGCTCGGGGAACACCGCCTGTACTTCCTGGAAAAGCAGAAGCCGCTTTCAAACTGTCGATAGTGCGCTCAACGCCCCCTATTTCAGAACGATAGACATGCAGGACCTCAACGATCTCTATTTATTTGCTCAAGCTGTCGAGCACGGTGGTTTCACGCCAGCCGGCCGGGCACTCGATATACCAAAGTCAACACTCAGTCGACGAGTCGCGGGCTTGGAAAAGCGTCTGGGTGTACGCCTCATTCAGCGCTCGACACGTCATTTTTCGGTGACCGAAATCGGCCACGAATACCATCGTCATTGCCTGGCCATGCTCGTCGAAGCGGAAAGCGCAGACGAAGTTGTCGAGCGACATCGTTCCATACCGCAAGGCATTGTGCGCTTGAGCTGTCCCACCGCGCTGCTCAGTGCCTGGGTGGGCCCAATGCTGGCCGAATTCATGGCCCAGTACCCGCTTGTTGAGTTGCAGGTAGAAAGCACTAACCGATCGGTCGACTTGATCCAGGAAGGTATGGACCTGGCACTCAGGGTTCGCTTTCCACCCTTGGAAAACAGTGAGCTGGTTATGAAAACACTGGGTGAGAGTCGCCAGGTTTTGGTGGCCGCCAGCGAGTTACGTGCACGCTTGCCAAAACGCCCAACGCCGCTGCAAGTAGCATCCCTCCCTACCCTGCATTGGGGATCTCAACAACGCGAGTATCACTGGGAAATCGAGGGGTCGGGTCGGATCGGATACTGACCCTCATTCGTCACCAGCCACGCTACATCACTGAGGATCTGATGGCGCTGCGCGCGGCAGCATTGGTGGGTATCGGGGTAACGCAACTGCCGGAGGTGGTCGTGCGTGACGACATCGCCCAGGGTCGACTGGTCAATGTGCTACCCGAGTGGGCGCCTCGTGCGGGAATCGTTCATGTTGTATTCCCTTCCCGCCGAGGCTTGCTGCCTTCCGTGCGCTCTTTAATTGACTTTCTGGAAAAGCGCTTCGCTCAAAGCACCCTGAGCTGAAAAGGGTGTTTTGAGTCGATGGGACTGAGAAGTCAGTCCACGCGTTCCACGGCCGGTAACCGATAGCTTCCATCCAGCACTGAGGAGGCGGGGCCGTAGAAGCGCATGGTCAAATTGAAATCACCTTCAGGCGCCGGCAGCCAGTTGCTGGTGTCCGCAGGCCGGTCTTTTTGAATGACCACGGTCAACGTGCCATCGGCATCGGGTTTGACCCCCTCGGTTAGGTTACCAATACTGTAGCGACCGAATGTGTTTTCAACGAATAGCATGTCAGGTCCAAATAGCGACAGATTCCAGAACAATGACACCGGCGGCTGCTGGTCTTTTGCAAATCGCAGCTCGTACTTGTGCTGGCCGCTCAGCGTGGCGCCTTGTGCATCTACTTGGGTATTGGGATAAACGACCTCTTCTGCGAACTGGGCACCTAAAACATGCTTTGCTTGCGCCGCACGCAAGGCAAAATCGTAACCGGCCCGACCACCTGAGAAGGTATAGCGCCAGCCGTTGTTGATTTCGCCCACGTTGTTCCAGCGTTGGACGACAATCTGTTCACCCATTTTCGCGGCGCGAGCCAGGCCTCGCTGAGTCGCTTCGTCCAGCGATTGCCAGGCGAAGCCCTTGGCGACACTCAAACCTATCAGGTTGAAGGTACCCAGCAACGCATCGTCTCGATCGCCACTGAGTGGAAGATATTGTTGCATCGCATAGCCCAGTTGGTCGAAGAAGCGCAAGCCTTCTGGCGCTGAGGCAATGAATGCTGGTGTAAGTGTCGGTTTGGCAGGTTGAGACTGCAACCCTTCACGCAGGTAGGCCGATAGTGGTAGAACCTGGAAGCCTTTCTGAACCTCTACCGCCGCAGCGACGTCCTTCTCGCCCTTAGCCAGGACACGCACTGCAACAATGCCTTTGTGGGTGCGCACAGGCACTTGAATCATCCCGCTCGGCACTTGACCACGAAAGCCCGGCCCCGTGATCAAGTAGTTGCCGGGTTGAGGGCCTTTAATGCCGCCGACATTGAAACTCACTTCGTCGAACATGTCGCCAACCTGCACCAAGTACCATCGGGGCGTTGTCAGTGCAGGTATGTGAACAACGACCGGTTCTTCAGCCAGATACAAATGCCCATAGGCATCAATCGTAGCGTTATTGGGGGTAACCACGAAACGGTCTTTGGCGGTTTTCAAGCTTGTGTATTTACGCAAACTGTTGGCGCCCACAGCGCTGATTTTTTGCGCTTTCTCACCCGAATTCAGATAGTGATACAGCGGATAGCCCCACAGGTATGCTTGTATTCCCAAGGCGTAGGCTTGCTCTTCACGCGCCTGTGCCGCCGACACACTGGCCGACCCTTGGTTCTCGACCACTGAGGCATAGCCGTGAGCAGGCCCCAGCAGCATCAGGCCAAGACTCAAGGCTATCGCGAGTTTTGACTTCGTCATTGGTGTTCTCCGTGAAAGTTAAACCAGCACACGTCGTTGAGTCGCAACCGACACCGCCGCTCGCTTCTGGCGCGTACGCTGAAAATATCCATCCGATAACAGAAAGTGCGACATCGCAGGAATCAGCACCAGTGCGCCAACCATGTTGAGCACAAACATGAACGTCAGCAGAATGCCCATATCTGCCTGGAACTTGATCGGCGACCAGGCCCAGGTCACGACCCCAGCTGCAAGGGTCAGGCCGACCAACGCCACTACCCGACCGGTGAAGTCGACCGAGTGCCGATAAGCCTCGCGTAAGCCCTGTCCTGCCCGCTGTTGTACCAACTGCACGCTGACCAAATACAACGCGTAGTCCACCCCGATTCCCACGCCCAGGGCGATCACCGGCAAGGTGGCCACTTTTACCCCCATGCCAAGCATGACCATCAGCGCTTCACAGAGGATCGAGGTGATTACCAGCGGCACCACCGCGACCACCACTGCCCGCCAACTGCGGAACGCGATGTAGCACAGCACGATGACCGCTCCATACACGAAAAACAGCATACTGCGGTTGGCTTCGCGCACCACGATATTGGTGGCCGCTTCGATCCCGGCGCTGCCGGCCGCCAGGAGGAACTGACGCTCGTCACTGTTGTGAGCTGCGGCGAAGCCTTCGCTAGCTTTGACGACACCGTCGAGGGTCGCTGCCTTGTGATCGGTAAGGTAAGCCACCACCGGTATCACCGAGCAGTCTTCGTTGAACAACTCAGGGTTGTTTGCCGCAGCTGTACGTGCTGCGTAATTGATCACTGCCTGGTCGGGGGACAAGGTCAGCCACTTGTTATTGCCCTCGAAGGAGCCCGCGGTAATACGGCGGGCCGCGTCGGCAAAGGAGCTGGTGGTCTGGACCCCTGGTGTGTTCTGTAACGTCCAGCTAAGTCGATCGATCTCCACTAAGGTTGGGTAACTCAGGCAGCCGTCTGGACCGGCCTTTACGATGACCGCGAAGAGGTCGCTGGACAGAGCGTAATGACTGGTGATGTACGCGTTATCAAGGTTATAGCGCGCATCGCGGCGCAACTCGGGCGCACCCGGATCCAGGTCACCGATCTTCAACTGCAGGCTCAGAGCAAAGCCCACCGCCGCCAGGGTAAACCACACACCAATTGAGGCAATGGCCCAGGGGCGCGAGGTAAAGCGCTCAAGGAGTGCCCACGTAGCCGACTCCCTGCCGTCTCGGCGCAACGCACGTTGTGCCGCCTCGGGCCGCACCCCCGAATACGACAGCATCACCGGCAGTAAGATGAGGTTGGTGAACACCAGCACAGCCACGCCGATGCTGGCGGTGATCGCCAAGTCTTGAATCACCGGTATATCAATGAAGATCAGAACAGCAAAGCCCACGGCATCAGCCAGCAATGCGGTGAGTCCGGCCAGGAACAGGCGTCGGAACGTATAACGCGCCGCCACCAGCTTGTGCGTACCTCGGCCGATGTCTTGCATGATGCCGTTCATTTTCTGCGCACCGTGGGATACACCGATGGCGAAGATCAGAAAGGGTACCAAGATGGAATAAGGATCAAGCTCATATCCTAGTGCCCGCACCAGGCCCAATTGCCAAACAACTGCGACCAACGAGCAGCCCAATACCAGCAAGGTGCTACGCACGCAGCGGGTGTAAGCGTAAATGATCAATGCTGCGATTAAGGCTGCCGCGAGGAAGTAACTCATTACCTCCAGTACGCCATCGAGCAGCTCACCCATCACTTTGGCGAAACCAACGATGTGCAGGCGCACCGGTGCAGTACCCGGTTCTGCCCCTTGTTCATATTTATGTCGAATCGACTCCAGGGCTTGGGAGAACTGGCGATAGTCCAAGGCAAGGCCCGTCGCCGGATCACGCTCAAGCAACGGCACGAAAATCATGCTCGACTTGAAGTCGCCGGCCACAAGGCTGCCTTGCAACTGCGCTCGCGCAATGTTCTGACGCAAGCTGTCAATGGCGCTAGCTGAGCCATCGTAGTTGTCCGGCATCACCGGGCCACCGGAATACCCTTCCTCGGTTACTTCATTCCAGCGCACTGCCGGCATCCACAATGACTTGACCCAGGCGCGGTCGACACCTGGGGTCAAGAACAGCTCATCATTTATCCGACGCAATGTTTCCAGGTATCGGGGGTCGAAGATATCGCCCTGCGGGTTTTCTACCACCACACGCAGGGTATTGCCCAAGCCCCGCAAATCATTGCGATGCTCCAGGTAGTTACGGATATAAGCCTGCCCTTGCGGGATGGTTTTTTCGAAGCTGGCGTTGAGCACCAGCTTGGTTGCTGAATACGCCAGCACGACGCTGACCAGGCTGCAAAAGAGAATCACCAACAGCCGGTGGTTGAAGATCAACCGCTCTAGCCGGTTGCCTGAATGGGCATCGAACTCATCCAGTGTCTTTACCACAGGCATGTCATTGATGTTACTGGTACCAGTAGCCACGGCAGTCTCCACATTCTTGTTATTTAACCTGGCGCACGCCACGCAAACCGACCAGGCTCAGGCCGGCCTCCCCCGCATCGGCGACGGCAAAGTACGGTGCAGGCTGCTCCAGGGAACGGCGCGTGAACGTGCGTCCCTGGTCGTGACTCTGCAGCAGATCACCGGCCAGGCTAACCAGCACTATCGAGCCATCGGCACGGACAGTCCCCGCAGACAAACTGCTACTCAAGCCTGTCTCAGCCTTTTGCCAGCTCTGCCCTTGATCGGTGCTGCGATACGCCGTGCCACGCAAGCCGATGGCGAGAATCAGCTGCGGCGTACCGACCAAGTTGAAGTAGCTGCCCTTGTAGGGTGTGGTCACCCCTTCAAAGTGTTGCTTCGCCGGGTTCAGGCGTAACAGCAGCCCCTGCTCCCCGGCTATGTACACGCCACCGGCCGCTGGGCGGATGGCATAGAGGTGTAGTGCCTGCGGATTTTGGGTACGTGACGACCAGTTGCTCCAGCTTTTGCCACCGTCTTCTGTACGCAGAATCAGGTTGAACGCACCGATCACAAAGCCGTTCTGAGCGCTCTCGAACCACACGTCCAGCAGCGGGAAATCGCTGCTGCCTTGCGTCGGCAACGCCAGTGCGTTGGTCTCTTGCCCCTGTTGACGCAACAGTGCCCCGATCGCCAGGCCGTCGAGCTGCTTTTCCCAACGGCGACCACCATCCCGGCTATGCAGAACCACGCCCTGATGCCCCACCGCCCAGCCCAGTAATGGCGTAGTGAAGTACACCGCGGTCAGGTCGGTACTGCTTGGAGACTGTGCTTGCTGCCAGTTTTTACCAAAGTCTTCGCTGTACAGTATGGTGCCACGCAGCCCGACGGCCACCAGGCGATCTCCTGCGCGCACCACCGCATTGAGAGGTGCATGAGCGGCCAGCGCGCTAGGCATCGGCGGCACATTCAGAGGGTCGCGAAACGTAGGTTGTGCCAGCGCGGGCAGACAACTGAGGGCGGCCACGACTATCACTGGCCGAATCCATTGTTCGAACATGGCAAAAATCCTTGTCGAAGTAAGCAGACACCTTGTACGGCCAGTTGCAGTACAAGGTGTCTGGCTGTTGCTTAGCGAATGCCGCTTCCGGCCAGTGAGTCCGGCGACCAGAAATTGTCAGGCTGATGTTCGGCAACGATGCGCAGGCCATTGCTGCCCGGCCAGAGATTGATGTAGTAGCTGCCGCCTATCAGGTCATAGTGGCCCGAGGTGTAGCTGGAAAATGCCTGTACGTCGTAGCTCTGGGTCGGGTAGTTGAAGCCGACTCGCCAAAGACTGTCGCGGGCATCGTATTGATCGACGGCCAGTGGCGACCAGCTGTCTTCGTCCAGGTAGAACTCACGCTTCTTATAGACGTGTCGAGCACCCGGCTTGAGTGTCGCCTCCACGACCCACACCCGATGCAGCTCCCAACGCACCATGTCGGGGTTGATGTGATTGGCCTTGAAGACCGCCTTGGGGTCGTTGGCATACACCATCCGGTAGGTGTTGTAGGGCACATACAACTCTTTTTTACCTACCAGTTTGAAGTCGAAACGGTCCTGTTTGCCGTTAAACAAACCGACGTCGTCCATGGTCGCCATTCCTGAGGTGGTGGTGTTAGGCGTGTCATAGGCGAGGTCAGGTGCCAGCTTGACGCGTCGTTGCCCTGGCAGATACTGATAGGCGCGACGTTCAGCCTGCTCGTAGTTGGCGGGCTCCAGAATCATCAACGACTCCCCTGCCCGCCGCGCCGGCCCGTTGTAATCGGCACGGGTGCGCTGCAACAGATTGCTACCTTGCTTGGCGTTGTTGTAGTACTCGGACTCGACCAAGAAGCGCCCTTGAGTGGAAATAGCCAACTGGCCGGCGGACGTCACGTTAAAAGCAGTGAACTTACGAAAGTCCATGGTATCGCCGTTGTATCGCATCAACATGTTCCACATCGCTTCGTTGCCATTTTGCGGTATCGGGAACGGCGTACTGGCATGCACTCCAGAGACCGAAGTGCCCCCAGCCTCCAGCTTGGCCTTGCCGGCATTGTTGATGGTGTTGTCCTGCACCCACTGCGGATACGCCGCCGTGCGGTGAGTGGGGTATACATCAACGCGAAAACTGGGATAGCGCTTGATCAACGCGATGGTGCCGGCGGTGAGCTTGCTCGCATACTGATCGACATTGCTTTGATCGATCGACAGGAGCGGCTTCTCGTTGGCGAACGGATCAGGTCGGACAAATGTGTTTTTATCGAAGCCCGCCGGGGCGGTGGTCAGCCCACCGGTATAAGCGGGGATGCTGCCGTCCTGATTAGCGCTTTTCTCAGCACCGACTGCGGTCAGGCTTTTGCCCAACTGACTGTAGTCAGGTGCGGCAACGGCGATGCTGCTGGACAGCGTCAACAGACTAGCCACCAGTACTTTATGTGATGTTTTCATCGGTTTTTCCTCGCCACTTAAATGGTGGTCTTGAAGGTGAAGGTGATGAGCCCGCGATCCTTGAGAATGGCGGATGTGCCGTTGGCGACGCTCACCACGCCATTGGCGCCCTTGTCGACATCACCGAAGAAGTCCACGTACTTGAGGTCAAAGCGGTACTGCGACAGGTAATCCAGACCAACGCCAACTGCATAACTGCCGGTGTCTTCGTTGCCGCCCAGGGTTACCGCTGAGTTACCGTGCAGCCCCTGGGAGTAACTCAGCGGCAACGACAGGTCGGCCCCCGGAAATACCTGATACCAGGTCGGGGTGAAATTCAGCCCCATGGCGAGGGCATTCTTGTCGGGCTTGTCGAGTGCGGTGTAGCTGTCGTTGCCCTTGAACAGGGCTTTGTTATCGGTCACTGCAGTCCAGGTGTTCCAGGTCAGTTCGGCGGCATAGGCCGCTGAATCGAACAACGCTGTATCACCTAAAGTGCCGACGGCGTTGATCAGGCCATGGGCGGTGTTGCCACGAGCCCCGGGAGTGTCCTCAGGCAGGGCGCCAGCCGGAAGCCCGGCGATGTTGCTGACAAGTGGCATGTTGGTGCGATAGTTGAGGTCGACACCGATACTCAAGCCGCCGAGCATGGTTGAAAGGCTCACGCCATACAGGTCAACATCGTCTCCATAGGCCAGGCCAAAAGTACGCGTGGAGGCTTGCAGGTAGACCTGGGGAAGCTTGTCGGTGAAGTTGCGGTAGTAAAAACCCAAGGTGCCGTCCAGCCACTGTGGGCGCCAGCGCGCGGCCACGCCGTAGTCACCGTGTTTTTCTTTGATGATGTCCGAACCGCGCAGAAAGCGCACACCCGGTACGCCGGGTACTACCACCAGGCTTTCAGCGCCTTCGTTGACGATGTCCTGAGCACCAAAGTAAGTCCCCGCCTCTGGCATCTGCATCCGCTCCCAGTCGAAGAAATACTGGGCGGCCAGGGACAGCTCAGGCGTCAGTTGCACCTGGGTGGAGACCTGCGGTTGCGGCCGGTAAAGCTCCTTGGCTTCGATGCCAGGCGAAGCCTGCGCCTTGCCCAGGTCCAAGGGGTTCTGGCTGTAAGACACGCCATGAACTGCCCCACCGGTGAGCAATGCTTCGCCCCACGCCAGTGAATGCTGACCCAGCTTGCCGTTGATCTGCATATCAGCCAGGTCAGTCTGGCCAAAAACGAAGGCATCGAGGATCTCACCTGAGGGCCCGTTGTAATAGCGGTCTGCGTATCGGCTCAGGCCCAATGCAGGCTGATTGTTGTTGCGATGGTTGGAGGTGGCGACGTTATCGTTGTCGAGGTTTTCGTAGGCTTGGTCATACCACGCTGCGGCACTGACCCTGGCGCCATAGCGCTGGTTGAAGACAATATCGGCTTCGCTGAGCAGGTCCAGTCG is a window of Pseudomonas sp. DG56-2 DNA encoding:
- a CDS encoding RND family transporter produces the protein MPVVKTLDEFDAHSGNRLERLIFNHRLLVILFCSLVSVVLAYSATKLVLNASFEKTIPQGQAYIRNYLEHRNDLRGLGNTLRVVVENPQGDIFDPRYLETLRRINDELFLTPGVDRAWVKSLWMPAVRWNEVTEEGYSGGPVMPDNYDGSASAIDSLRQNIARAQLQGSLVAGDFKSSMIFVPLLERDPATGLALDYRQFSQALESIRHKYEQGAEPGTAPVRLHIVGFAKVMGELLDGVLEVMSYFLAAALIAALIIYAYTRCVRSTLLVLGCSLVAVVWQLGLVRALGYELDPYSILVPFLIFAIGVSHGAQKMNGIMQDIGRGTHKLVAARYTFRRLFLAGLTALLADAVGFAVLIFIDIPVIQDLAITASIGVAVLVFTNLILLPVMLSYSGVRPEAAQRALRRDGRESATWALLERFTSRPWAIASIGVWFTLAAVGFALSLQLKIGDLDPGAPELRRDARYNLDNAYITSHYALSSDLFAVIVKAGPDGCLSYPTLVEIDRLSWTLQNTPGVQTTSSFADAARRITAGSFEGNNKWLTLSPDQAVINYAARTAAANNPELFNEDCSVIPVVAYLTDHKAATLDGVVKASEGFAAAHNSDERQFLLAAGSAGIEAATNIVVREANRSMLFFVYGAVIVLCYIAFRSWRAVVVAVVPLVITSILCEALMVMLGMGVKVATLPVIALGVGIGVDYALYLVSVQLVQQRAGQGLREAYRHSVDFTGRVVALVGLTLAAGVVTWAWSPIKFQADMGILLTFMFVLNMVGALVLIPAMSHFLLSDGYFQRTRQKRAAVSVATQRRVLV
- a CDS encoding DUF1329 domain-containing protein, with the translated sequence MKTSHKVLVASLLTLSSSIAVAAPDYSQLGKSLTAVGAEKSANQDGSIPAYTGGLTTAPAGFDKNTFVRPDPFANEKPLLSIDQSNVDQYASKLTAGTIALIKRYPSFRVDVYPTHRTAAYPQWVQDNTINNAGKAKLEAGGTSVSGVHASTPFPIPQNGNEAMWNMLMRYNGDTMDFRKFTAFNVTSAGQLAISTQGRFLVESEYYNNAKQGSNLLQRTRADYNGPARRAGESLMILEPANYEQAERRAYQYLPGQRRVKLAPDLAYDTPNTTTSGMATMDDVGLFNGKQDRFDFKLVGKKELYVPYNTYRMVYANDPKAVFKANHINPDMVRWELHRVWVVEATLKPGARHVYKKREFYLDEDSWSPLAVDQYDARDSLWRVGFNYPTQSYDVQAFSSYTSGHYDLIGGSYYINLWPGSNGLRIVAEHQPDNFWSPDSLAGSGIR
- a CDS encoding DUF1302 domain-containing protein, which encodes MKSAHLWVRESRLPKAALGIAVAAMSSGLLQTASAVAIDTGNPDVQLRWDNTIRYNLGYRVESQDNSILGNPNFDDGNRNFERGVVTNRLDLLSEADIVFNQRYGARVSAAAWYDQAYENLDNDNVATSNHRNNNQPALGLSRYADRYYNGPSGEILDAFVFGQTDLADMQINGKLGQHSLAWGEALLTGGAVHGVSYSQNPLDLGKAQASPGIEAKELYRPQPQVSTQVQLTPELSLAAQYFFDWERMQMPEAGTYFGAQDIVNEGAESLVVVPGVPGVRFLRGSDIIKEKHGDYGVAARWRPQWLDGTLGFYYRNFTDKLPQVYLQASTRTFGLAYGDDVDLYGVSLSTMLGGLSIGVDLNYRTNMPLVSNIAGLPAGALPEDTPGARGNTAHGLINAVGTLGDTALFDSAAYAAELTWNTWTAVTDNKALFKGNDSYTALDKPDKNALAMGLNFTPTWYQVFPGADLSLPLSYSQGLHGNSAVTLGGNEDTGSYAVGVGLDYLSQYRFDLKYVDFFGDVDKGANGVVSVANGTSAILKDRGLITFTFKTTI
- a CDS encoding DUF1254 domain-containing protein, encoding MTKSKLAIALSLGLMLLGPAHGYASVVENQGSASVSAAQAREEQAYALGIQAYLWGYPLYHYLNSGEKAQKISAVGANSLRKYTSLKTAKDRFVVTPNNATIDAYGHLYLAEEPVVVHIPALTTPRWYLVQVGDMFDEVSFNVGGIKGPQPGNYLITGPGFRGQVPSGMIQVPVRTHKGIVAVRVLAKGEKDVAAAVEVQKGFQVLPLSAYLREGLQSQPAKPTLTPAFIASAPEGLRFFDQLGYAMQQYLPLSGDRDDALLGTFNLIGLSVAKGFAWQSLDEATQRGLARAAKMGEQIVVQRWNNVGEINNGWRYTFSGGRAGYDFALRAAQAKHVLGAQFAEEVVYPNTQVDAQGATLSGQHKYELRFAKDQQPPVSLFWNLSLFGPDMLFVENTFGRYSIGNLTEGVKPDADGTLTVVIQKDRPADTSNWLPAPEGDFNLTMRFYGPASSVLDGSYRLPAVERVD
- a CDS encoding YCF48-related protein; this encodes MFEQWIRPVIVVAALSCLPALAQPTFRDPLNVPPMPSALAAHAPLNAVVRAGDRLVAVGLRGTILYSEDFGKNWQQAQSPSSTDLTAVYFTTPLLGWAVGHQGVVLHSRDGGRRWEKQLDGLAIGALLRQQGQETNALALPTQGSSDFPLLDVWFESAQNGFVIGAFNLILRTEDGGKSWSNWSSRTQNPQALHLYAIRPAAGGVYIAGEQGLLLRLNPAKQHFEGVTTPYKGSYFNLVGTPQLILAIGLRGTAYRSTDQGQSWQKAETGLSSSLSAGTVRADGSIVLVSLAGDLLQSHDQGRTFTRRSLEQPAPYFAVADAGEAGLSLVGLRGVRQVK